The genomic stretch ACCGGCGCGTGGTGGAGCTGCGGCTCACTGACAACTTCATCGCGGCCGTCCGCCGCAGAGACTTCGCCAACATGACCAGCCTGGTGCACCTCACCCTGTCCCGTAACACCATCGGCCAGGTGGCCGCCGGCGCCTTCGCCGAcctccgcgccctccgcgccctgCACCTCGACAGCAACCGCCTGGCCGAGGTGCGCGGCGACCAGCTCCGCGGCTTGGGCAACCTCCGCCACCTGATCCTCGGCAACAACCAGATCCGCCGGGTGGAGTCAGCTGCCTTCGATGCCTTCCTGTCCACAGTGGAGGACCTGGATCTGTCCTACAACAACCTCgaggccctgccctgggaggcCGTGGGCCAGATGGTGAACCTGAACACCCTCACGCTGGACCACAATCTCATCGACCACATCGCGGAAGGTACCTTCGTGCAGCTGCACAAACTGGTTCGCCTGGACATGACCTCCAACCGCCTCCATAAACTGCCCCCCGATGGGCTCTTCCTGAGGTCCCAGGGCTCGGGGCCCAAGCCGCCCACACCGCTCACGGTCAGCTTCGGCGGCAACCCCCTGCACTGCAACTGTGAGCTGCTCTGGCTGCGGCGCCTGACCAGGGAGGACGACCTGGAGACGTGCGCCACCCCGGAGCACCTCACCGATCGCTACTTCTGGTCCATCCCAGAGGAGGAGTTCCTGTGTGAACCCCCGTTGATTACGCGGCAGGCGGGGGGCCGGGCCCTGGTGGTGGAGGGCCAGGCAGTCAGCCTGCGGTGCCGCGCTGTGGGTGATCCGGAGCCGGTGGTGCACTGGGTAGCGCCCGATGGGCGGCTGCTGGGAAACTCGAGTCGGACCCGGGTGCGGGGGGACGGGACGCTGGAGGTAACCATCACCACCTTACGGGACAGTGGCACCTTCACTTGCATTGCCTCCAATGCGGCCGGGGAAGCCACAGCCCCGGTGGAGGTGTGCGTGGTGCCTCTGCCTCTGATGGCACCCCCGCCGGCCGCCCCACCGCCCCTCACGGAGCCCGGCTCCTCTGACATCGCCACGCCAGGCCGACCCGGTGCCAACGAATCGGCTGCTGAGCGCAGGCTCGTGGCGGCTGAGCTCACCTCGAACTCGGTGCTCATCCGTTGGCCAGCCCAGAGACCTGTGCCCGGCATCCGCATGTACCAGGTCCAGTACAACAGCTCCGCGGATGACTCCCTTGTCTACAGGTGGGTGCTGCAGCCCCGGGACCCCCACCTATTCTAAGGGCCCTGTGCCTTACCGGCCCACTGCCCTTGGCCTTCTTGCTCAGCTGGGGTTCTCTAGATGGCCATGCAGAGTTGTCTTGGGCTCTCATTTGgcctgtctccttctctctcattatCTCCAGGGCTGGGCGCTGGAGTTATAATAGTGAATGTGCCCAGCATGATGCCTGGACTCTAGGGTTCATGGTCTACATCACTGCTGGCCAAAGGTGTTTGATTGTGTACCTTGTTAGTTAAACATTTTGGAACACAAAATATATTCACACTTACATATTTAtagttctatttctatttatagaTTATACACCAGTGTAACTCTATCAACCCACTGGGTACattctggaacagaaaaacaaaaagtatgagAAGAACATATAAAAGATCATTTGCTCTTCCCCACTTTGTTGCAAAGCAGTGatgatatcttctcccattttatagacaccCATAAGTTATTTCCACCATCCACCGGTTAGAAGCCCTTGCCCTGGTGGGGATAGATCTGTATGATAGAGACCTTAAAAAGTTACTTTCTCCCATCATCTGTTATTCTCTtgcttttgcctctctctgtaccttttctccctccttcccttataggAACTGAGCCCCTGCTCTGTGCTAGGCCCTCTGCTACCTCATTCGATCTACCCAACTCGGCCGTGGAGCAGTGATGATCCcccttcccattttatagacagggaaactgagactcaatgGGTGGAaatcacttgctcaaggtcacagagaaaGCGGTAGAGCCAGGATTCCAGGTCTTACTCTTCTCTTACTAATCCTGCCGTTTTGACATCgagctcacatttattgagcacctagttTGCCGGGCAGTGATTAGAGGAGAAGGATAATACATTTCTGTGaataactcttggtttctgtgacTTTccacctctgtttttcttttctttcattctttgtgtttctaACCCTTGGTCATTATGTGGTAGAGTGGGAAGAGGTTCACAGACCCTCAGACCCTCCATGTATGCAGATGTTAGTGGCCCTCTGTCCCCAGCAGGGCAACAAACCCCTGGTCTCTTTCCTCTTAAGGCCATGGTTCTAGTCCTCAGTTCCCCACTGCAGATGCCTGTGCTATGGTGCAGCAGGGGTTAACCTCCTCGCTGCTGCCATGGGCGGCGGTAGCGTCCAACCAGAAGCCTGCTCTGCGCTTGCTTAGGTCTTGCAGCCAATTAGAGACATATGGGTTGAAGCTTTCTTAAGGAGCCAGCCTCTGTCCTTGAAAAGTGGGGAGCCCCTAGCAACTGGTCACTTTGGGGGAGCAAGAGGAATCCAAGGATCTTTGGGAGCGGGgatgagaggaagaggaagacttACAGCTAGGGGACCAGGGTTGGATGGAGTGGGGGGCACTGTGGGAAATGGCAGCCAGGGGGTGAGTTGGAAATGTGGGTGGGCCTTTATGAGGGGGTGGGACCCTTACTTGAAATCTTTTGGTTGAAGGGTGGCTATTGGTGGGCTTCAGGACCAGAGGTGGCAGAGGTGGCCTAGTTGGAGGGAATGTGAAGTTTCTGAGAGGTAAGAGGCCTGTGGAGATGGGGGCATGGCCTCTCTCAGAAGATGGAACTCCTGCTACATGGTCCCAGGGCACTGAGGTGGCAGTGCTTGTCTCTGGTGACCCACTAAGAGTTTTGTAGGTGAGGAGGGCTTGTGAGGTTGAGTGCTGAGCATGCAAATTCATGTGGATGTGGCAGTCCTGGCTTAGCTAAGGCTGGAGGTGGCCAACAGCACAGAAGGGATGCGCCCAACAGAAAAGTGTCAAGGCCTAGTAGTGGGAATGGCCTTACAGATGGGGAAGAGTGCAATTGGCAGTAAAGTGTGAGGCACAGTAAGCATTACTGGCCAACACTGGGTGGGATGCAAGCTAATAATGATGAAATTATTTGGTGCCAGGCGTGTTAACTCATTCATACCTCACACTATCTCTATGATGTGTGTTAACTCATTCATACCTCACACTATCTCTATGATGAAGGAGTTCTTAATAGCTCCATTTTGGGGAAatgaggcacacacagagaggttaagaaacttgcctaaggtcacagagctagcagAGGGGAGACTCAAACACATGGTCCCAGACTTTGTCATCATAACCACTTCTTTACACTGTCCCTCACTGGAGGGTAGGGGCCTATACAAGAAAGGGGCATGCTTGCTTAGTTACATTTGACCCAATTACAGATGAAATttaccgggggggggggggcatgattTCATGACCTCTGGTGGTATAGGGCAGAGCATGCACACAGAGTGATTGATTGCAGGACATGCAAAGAGTGGACATGGTCCTAGGCACAGTAAGGAAACCATCCCTAGTAGACCTTGGGAGTGTGGCTTGGAAGCCATTGGTCAATCAAAAGGGGAGTGGGTGGGACTCACTATGGCCCCCTAGTGGGTGGGAATATGTAGTTAAGGGATTTAGTAATTGTCCTAGAAGATAGACACAGGTGGGACATGCAGATGAGGGGCGTGGCTTGTATCATAGTTTCCTGGAATGATGGGAATACATAGAAAAGAGGAACGACAAGAGCATCCATTGTCCCAATAGAAGACAGAGGGTGTGAGTTGACCTCAACGCCCACTTGAGTGAGGATGGGACATACAGGAAACGGGAGGCAGCCTCTATCTAGTCTCAGGGCCCCTTAAAGGGTGTTAATAGGTAGATTAGAGACCTTGAATGGAAGTTGTCCCAATAAAAGTGAGACGCTGCTAGGAGGCatgttccttgagggcaggactTAAAAGCTATAGCACTCCTCCCTTGCTGGGGACAGGATATGTAGATGAGGGAACAGGACGGGCAGATACTACCCAGTAGGTGACCGGACACCACAAGGGAGTGGTTCCGAGGGCTGGGCCTGAAGAGGAGGGGCGTGGCCTGTAGCAGGGGTCCCGACTGGGATGGGGATTT from Canis lupus dingo isolate Sandy chromosome 1, ASM325472v2, whole genome shotgun sequence encodes the following:
- the LRFN1 gene encoding leucine-rich repeat and fibronectin type III domain-containing protein 1, translated to MAPGPFSSALLSPPPAALPFLLLLWAGASRGQPCPGRCICQNVAPTLTMLCAKTGLLFVPPAIDRRVVELRLTDNFIAAVRRRDFANMTSLVHLTLSRNTIGQVAAGAFADLRALRALHLDSNRLAEVRGDQLRGLGNLRHLILGNNQIRRVESAAFDAFLSTVEDLDLSYNNLEALPWEAVGQMVNLNTLTLDHNLIDHIAEGTFVQLHKLVRLDMTSNRLHKLPPDGLFLRSQGSGPKPPTPLTVSFGGNPLHCNCELLWLRRLTREDDLETCATPEHLTDRYFWSIPEEEFLCEPPLITRQAGGRALVVEGQAVSLRCRAVGDPEPVVHWVAPDGRLLGNSSRTRVRGDGTLEVTITTLRDSGTFTCIASNAAGEATAPVEVCVVPLPLMAPPPAAPPPLTEPGSSDIATPGRPGANESAAERRLVAAELTSNSVLIRWPAQRPVPGIRMYQVQYNSSADDSLVYRMIPSTSQTFLVNDLAAGRAYDLCVLAVYDDGATALPATRVVGCVQFTTAGDPAPCRPLRAHFLGGTMIIAIGGVIVASVLVFIVLLMIRYKVYGDGDGRRVKGTSRSPPRVSHVCSQTNGAGAPQAPPPPAQDRYEALREVASPAAAAVEVEAKAAAAEAASAEPETILGRSLGGSATSLCLLPSEETSGEECRAAAGPRRSRSGALGPPASAPPTLALVPGGAPARPRPQQRYSFDGDYGALFQSHSYPRRARRTKRHRSTPHLDGAGGGAAGEDGDLGLGSARARLAFTSTEWMLESTV